From Rhododendron vialii isolate Sample 1 chromosome 10a, ASM3025357v1, the proteins below share one genomic window:
- the LOC131302564 gene encoding cell cycle checkpoint protein RAD17 isoform X3, with protein MGKRKTKVVVSSSDDDDDKTFSLRSKTTSNPKLKSRPSSVPRANSRRTATKKARLSDSRAVSCKESSGFDEIKLFCEDFDEGFNGFRMSTGSGRSNGKDLWVDKYKPGSLEELAVHKKKVEEVKMWFEKRLKRQKEELFNNVLVITGQAGVGKSATVHVIASHLRATVCEWNTPTPTIWQEHLHNSNLGVRYMSKLDEFENFVERTRKYGLIPSSFSGQSQASVILVIDDLPVANGRVAFEKLNKCLHLLVQSALVPTVILITDCGEADSSDNNPQSWEELQSSLQRAGACKVAFNPITVNSIKKTLSRICREEHLNVDGEQIDLIAKASGGDIRHAITTLQYFCMKPHPRLSLSSSNGTPTYSKERSDDMSCLDDRFSLPFGRDETLSLFHALGKFLHNKRETENSISFEQGGFLVKERFARLPVKMDAPEKVLCKAHGQARPVTDFLHENVLDFLSEEAIDDACVVTSYLSDADFLLASLSGMITRNYEAENVIQSAAASVAVRGVLFGNFHPLSSRWHTIRRPSLWQVEQSLRYNKVCCNRVGDGKAEMHRV; from the exons ATGGGGAAGAGGAAGACGAAGGTTGTCGTATCGTCAtcagacgacgacgacgataaAACCTTCTCGTTGCGTTCGAAGACGACGAGCAATCCGAAGTTGAAATCGAGACCATCGTCAGTTCCTCGGGCAAACAGTAGAAGAACGGCTACTAAGAAGGCACGCCTCTCGGATTCTCGTGCTGTTTCGTGTAAAGAATCCAGTGGCTTTGATGAG ATCAAGCTGTTCTGTGAGGATTTCGATGAAGGCTTCAATGGTTTTAGGATGTCTACTG GTTCTGGAAGGAGCAACGGGAAGGACCTATGGGTTGATAAATACAAGCCTGGTTCCTTGGAGGAGCTTGCTGTTCACAAAAAGAAG GTTGAAGAAGTTAAAATGTGGTTTGAGAAAAGATTGAAAAGGCAAAAG GAGGAATTATTTAATAATGTCCTTGTCATCACTGGACAAGCTGGAGTTGGAAAATCT GCGACTGTACATGTGATTGCATCTCATCTCAGAGCCACAGTATGTGAGTGGAACACACCTACTCCAACAATTTGGCAGGAACATTTGCATAACTCCAATTTAG GAGTACGATACATGTCAAAGTTggatgagtttgaaaattttgttgagaGGACAAGGAAGTATGGATTAATTCCCTCATCATTTAGCGGACAATCACAAGCTTCAGTGATACTCGTAATTGATGATCTTCCTGTGGCAAATGGTAGAGTCGCgtttgaaaaactaaacaagtgTTTGCATCTTCTTGTGCAATCTGCTTTAGTTCCGACAGTCATATTGATAACTGACTGTGGTGAGGCCGACTCTTCAGACAATAACCCACAGAGCTGGGAAGAACTTCAGTCATCTCTTCAGAGAGCTGGTGCTTGTAAG GTGGCTTTCAATCCTATTACAGTAAACTCCATCAAGAAGACACTTTCTAGAATATGCAGAGAAGAGCACTTGAATGTGGATGGTGAACAAATAGATCTAATAGCAAAAGCCAGTGGAGGTGATATTAGACATGCAATCACGACTTTACAGTACTTCTGTATGAAACCACACCCAAGGCTCTCTTTATCTTCTTCCAATGGTACTCCCACTTATTCAAAAGAACGATCAGATGATATGAGTTGTCTGGACGATAGATTTTCTTTACCATTTGGCAGAGATGAaactctctctctgtttcatgCCCTGGGAAAATTTCTTCACAACAAAAGAGAGACAGAAAATTCTATTTCATTTG AGCAAGGTGGATTTCTTGTGAAGGAGAGATTTGCCAGACTTCCGGTGAAAATGGATGCTCCAGAAAAGGTTCTTTGCAAAGCACATGGTCAAGCAAGGCCTGTCACTGACTTTCTGCACGAAAATG TTTTAGATTTCCTGAGTGAGGAAGCAATAGATGATGCTTGTGTAGTGACTTCATACCTTAGTGATGCCGACTTCCTTCTTGCTTCACTAAGTGGAATGATAACCAGAAATTACGAGGCAGAGAATGTTATACAATCTGCTGCTGCTTCAGTCGCTGTCCGAGGGGTGCTATTTGGAAATTTTCATCCGTTGTCTTCCAG GTGGCATACCATTCGACGTCCAAGTCTCTGGCAGGTTGAGCAATCATTACGTTACAATAAGGTCTGTTGTAATCGAG TTGGAGACGGTAAGGCAGAGATGCATAGGGTATGA
- the LOC131302564 gene encoding cell cycle checkpoint protein RAD17 isoform X2 — protein MGKRKTKVVVSSSDDDDDKTFSLRSKTTSNPKLKSRPSSVPRANSRRTATKKARLSDSRAVSCKESSGFDEIKLFCEDFDEGFNGFRMSTGSGRSNGKDLWVDKYKPGSLEELAVHKKKVEEVKMWFEKRLKRQKEELFNNVLVITGQAGVGKSATVHVIASHLRATVCEWNTPTPTIWQEHLHNSNLGVRYMSKLDEFENFVERTRKYGLIPSSFSGQSQASVILVIDDLPVANGRVAFEKLNKCLHLLVQSALVPTVILITDCGEADSSDNNPQSWEELQSSLQRAGACKVAFNPITVNSIKKTLSRICREEHLNVDGEQIDLIAKASGGDIRHAITTLQYFCMKPHPRLSLSSSNGTPTYSKERSDDMSCLDDRFSLPFGRDETLSLFHALGKFLHNKRETENSISFEQGGFLVKERFARLPVKMDAPEKVLCKAHGQARPVTDFLHENVLDFLSEEAIDDACVVTSYLSDADFLLASLSGMITRNYEAENVIQSAAASVAVRGVLFGNFHPLSSRWHTIRRPSLWQVEQSLRYNKLETVRQRCIGYDGMCLSDFSVVATEFKPALKWLGFRGSEGLESRNLSEKDIMLDDESVDGTSFEDKDDTSDDEIEDW, from the exons ATGGGGAAGAGGAAGACGAAGGTTGTCGTATCGTCAtcagacgacgacgacgataaAACCTTCTCGTTGCGTTCGAAGACGACGAGCAATCCGAAGTTGAAATCGAGACCATCGTCAGTTCCTCGGGCAAACAGTAGAAGAACGGCTACTAAGAAGGCACGCCTCTCGGATTCTCGTGCTGTTTCGTGTAAAGAATCCAGTGGCTTTGATGAG ATCAAGCTGTTCTGTGAGGATTTCGATGAAGGCTTCAATGGTTTTAGGATGTCTACTG GTTCTGGAAGGAGCAACGGGAAGGACCTATGGGTTGATAAATACAAGCCTGGTTCCTTGGAGGAGCTTGCTGTTCACAAAAAGAAG GTTGAAGAAGTTAAAATGTGGTTTGAGAAAAGATTGAAAAGGCAAAAG GAGGAATTATTTAATAATGTCCTTGTCATCACTGGACAAGCTGGAGTTGGAAAATCT GCGACTGTACATGTGATTGCATCTCATCTCAGAGCCACAGTATGTGAGTGGAACACACCTACTCCAACAATTTGGCAGGAACATTTGCATAACTCCAATTTAG GAGTACGATACATGTCAAAGTTggatgagtttgaaaattttgttgagaGGACAAGGAAGTATGGATTAATTCCCTCATCATTTAGCGGACAATCACAAGCTTCAGTGATACTCGTAATTGATGATCTTCCTGTGGCAAATGGTAGAGTCGCgtttgaaaaactaaacaagtgTTTGCATCTTCTTGTGCAATCTGCTTTAGTTCCGACAGTCATATTGATAACTGACTGTGGTGAGGCCGACTCTTCAGACAATAACCCACAGAGCTGGGAAGAACTTCAGTCATCTCTTCAGAGAGCTGGTGCTTGTAAG GTGGCTTTCAATCCTATTACAGTAAACTCCATCAAGAAGACACTTTCTAGAATATGCAGAGAAGAGCACTTGAATGTGGATGGTGAACAAATAGATCTAATAGCAAAAGCCAGTGGAGGTGATATTAGACATGCAATCACGACTTTACAGTACTTCTGTATGAAACCACACCCAAGGCTCTCTTTATCTTCTTCCAATGGTACTCCCACTTATTCAAAAGAACGATCAGATGATATGAGTTGTCTGGACGATAGATTTTCTTTACCATTTGGCAGAGATGAaactctctctctgtttcatgCCCTGGGAAAATTTCTTCACAACAAAAGAGAGACAGAAAATTCTATTTCATTTG AGCAAGGTGGATTTCTTGTGAAGGAGAGATTTGCCAGACTTCCGGTGAAAATGGATGCTCCAGAAAAGGTTCTTTGCAAAGCACATGGTCAAGCAAGGCCTGTCACTGACTTTCTGCACGAAAATG TTTTAGATTTCCTGAGTGAGGAAGCAATAGATGATGCTTGTGTAGTGACTTCATACCTTAGTGATGCCGACTTCCTTCTTGCTTCACTAAGTGGAATGATAACCAGAAATTACGAGGCAGAGAATGTTATACAATCTGCTGCTGCTTCAGTCGCTGTCCGAGGGGTGCTATTTGGAAATTTTCATCCGTTGTCTTCCAG GTGGCATACCATTCGACGTCCAAGTCTCTGGCAGGTTGAGCAATCATTACGTTACAATAAG TTGGAGACGGTAAGGCAGAGATGCATAGGGTATGACGGCATGTGCTTATCTGACTTTTCGGTTGTGGCTACTGAGTTTAAACCTGCCCTTAAATGGCTTGGATTTAGAGGATCTGAAGGTCTTGAATCTCGAAACCTATCCGAAAAGGATATCATGTTGGATGATGAAAGTGTTGATGGCACTAGTTTTGAAGACAAAGATGATACCAGCGACGACGAAATAGAAGATTGGTAA
- the LOC131302564 gene encoding cell cycle checkpoint protein RAD17 isoform X1: MGKRKTKVVVSSSDDDDDKTFSLRSKTTSNPKLKSRPSSVPRANSRRTATKKARLSDSRAVSCKESSGFDEIKLFCEDFDEGFNGFRMSTGSGRSNGKDLWVDKYKPGSLEELAVHKKKVEEVKMWFEKRLKRQKEELFNNVLVITGQAGVGKSATVHVIASHLRATVCEWNTPTPTIWQEHLHNSNLGVRYMSKLDEFENFVERTRKYGLIPSSFSGQSQASVILVIDDLPVANGRVAFEKLNKCLHLLVQSALVPTVILITDCGEADSSDNNPQSWEELQSSLQRAGACKVAFNPITVNSIKKTLSRICREEHLNVDGEQIDLIAKASGGDIRHAITTLQYFCMKPHPRLSLSSSNGTPTYSKERSDDMSCLDDRFSLPFGRDETLSLFHALGKFLHNKRETENSISFEQGGFLVKERFARLPVKMDAPEKVLCKAHGQARPVTDFLHENVLDFLSEEAIDDACVVTSYLSDADFLLASLSGMITRNYEAENVIQSAAASVAVRGVLFGNFHPLSSRYFCGIPFDVQVSGRLSNHYVTIRSVVIELETVRQRCIGYDGMCLSDFSVVATEFKPALKWLGFRGSEGLESRNLSEKDIMLDDESVDGTSFEDKDDTSDDEIEDW; encoded by the exons ATGGGGAAGAGGAAGACGAAGGTTGTCGTATCGTCAtcagacgacgacgacgataaAACCTTCTCGTTGCGTTCGAAGACGACGAGCAATCCGAAGTTGAAATCGAGACCATCGTCAGTTCCTCGGGCAAACAGTAGAAGAACGGCTACTAAGAAGGCACGCCTCTCGGATTCTCGTGCTGTTTCGTGTAAAGAATCCAGTGGCTTTGATGAG ATCAAGCTGTTCTGTGAGGATTTCGATGAAGGCTTCAATGGTTTTAGGATGTCTACTG GTTCTGGAAGGAGCAACGGGAAGGACCTATGGGTTGATAAATACAAGCCTGGTTCCTTGGAGGAGCTTGCTGTTCACAAAAAGAAG GTTGAAGAAGTTAAAATGTGGTTTGAGAAAAGATTGAAAAGGCAAAAG GAGGAATTATTTAATAATGTCCTTGTCATCACTGGACAAGCTGGAGTTGGAAAATCT GCGACTGTACATGTGATTGCATCTCATCTCAGAGCCACAGTATGTGAGTGGAACACACCTACTCCAACAATTTGGCAGGAACATTTGCATAACTCCAATTTAG GAGTACGATACATGTCAAAGTTggatgagtttgaaaattttgttgagaGGACAAGGAAGTATGGATTAATTCCCTCATCATTTAGCGGACAATCACAAGCTTCAGTGATACTCGTAATTGATGATCTTCCTGTGGCAAATGGTAGAGTCGCgtttgaaaaactaaacaagtgTTTGCATCTTCTTGTGCAATCTGCTTTAGTTCCGACAGTCATATTGATAACTGACTGTGGTGAGGCCGACTCTTCAGACAATAACCCACAGAGCTGGGAAGAACTTCAGTCATCTCTTCAGAGAGCTGGTGCTTGTAAG GTGGCTTTCAATCCTATTACAGTAAACTCCATCAAGAAGACACTTTCTAGAATATGCAGAGAAGAGCACTTGAATGTGGATGGTGAACAAATAGATCTAATAGCAAAAGCCAGTGGAGGTGATATTAGACATGCAATCACGACTTTACAGTACTTCTGTATGAAACCACACCCAAGGCTCTCTTTATCTTCTTCCAATGGTACTCCCACTTATTCAAAAGAACGATCAGATGATATGAGTTGTCTGGACGATAGATTTTCTTTACCATTTGGCAGAGATGAaactctctctctgtttcatgCCCTGGGAAAATTTCTTCACAACAAAAGAGAGACAGAAAATTCTATTTCATTTG AGCAAGGTGGATTTCTTGTGAAGGAGAGATTTGCCAGACTTCCGGTGAAAATGGATGCTCCAGAAAAGGTTCTTTGCAAAGCACATGGTCAAGCAAGGCCTGTCACTGACTTTCTGCACGAAAATG TTTTAGATTTCCTGAGTGAGGAAGCAATAGATGATGCTTGTGTAGTGACTTCATACCTTAGTGATGCCGACTTCCTTCTTGCTTCACTAAGTGGAATGATAACCAGAAATTACGAGGCAGAGAATGTTATACAATCTGCTGCTGCTTCAGTCGCTGTCCGAGGGGTGCTATTTGGAAATTTTCATCCGTTGTCTTCCAGGTACTTTT GTGGCATACCATTCGACGTCCAAGTCTCTGGCAGGTTGAGCAATCATTACGTTACAATAAGGTCTGTTGTAATCGAG TTGGAGACGGTAAGGCAGAGATGCATAGGGTATGACGGCATGTGCTTATCTGACTTTTCGGTTGTGGCTACTGAGTTTAAACCTGCCCTTAAATGGCTTGGATTTAGAGGATCTGAAGGTCTTGAATCTCGAAACCTATCCGAAAAGGATATCATGTTGGATGATGAAAGTGTTGATGGCACTAGTTTTGAAGACAAAGATGATACCAGCGACGACGAAATAGAAGATTGGTAA
- the LOC131302564 gene encoding cell cycle checkpoint protein RAD17 isoform X4, protein MGKRKTKVVVSSSDDDDDKTFSLRSKTTSNPKLKSRPSSVPRANSRRTATKKARLSDSRAVSCKESSGFDEIKLFCEDFDEGFNGFRMSTGSGRSNGKDLWVDKYKPGSLEELAVHKKKVEEVKMWFEKRLKRQKEELFNNVLVITGQAGVGKSATVHVIASHLRATVCEWNTPTPTIWQEHLHNSNLGVRYMSKLDEFENFVERTRKYGLIPSSFSGQSQASVILVIDDLPVANGRVAFEKLNKCLHLLVQSALVPTVILITDCGEADSSDNNPQSWEELQSSLQRAGACKVAFNPITVNSIKKTLSRICREEHLNVDGEQIDLIAKASGGDIRHAITTLQYFCMKPHPRLSLSSSNGTPTYSKERSDDMSCLDDRFSLPFGRDETLSLFHALGKFLHNKRETENSISFEQGGFLVKERFARLPVKMDAPEKVLCKAHGQARPVTDFLHENVLDFLSEEAIDDACVVTSYLSDADFLLASLSGMITRNYEAENVIQSAAASVAVRGVLFGNFHPLSSRYFCGIPFDVQVSGRLSNHYVTISWRR, encoded by the exons ATGGGGAAGAGGAAGACGAAGGTTGTCGTATCGTCAtcagacgacgacgacgataaAACCTTCTCGTTGCGTTCGAAGACGACGAGCAATCCGAAGTTGAAATCGAGACCATCGTCAGTTCCTCGGGCAAACAGTAGAAGAACGGCTACTAAGAAGGCACGCCTCTCGGATTCTCGTGCTGTTTCGTGTAAAGAATCCAGTGGCTTTGATGAG ATCAAGCTGTTCTGTGAGGATTTCGATGAAGGCTTCAATGGTTTTAGGATGTCTACTG GTTCTGGAAGGAGCAACGGGAAGGACCTATGGGTTGATAAATACAAGCCTGGTTCCTTGGAGGAGCTTGCTGTTCACAAAAAGAAG GTTGAAGAAGTTAAAATGTGGTTTGAGAAAAGATTGAAAAGGCAAAAG GAGGAATTATTTAATAATGTCCTTGTCATCACTGGACAAGCTGGAGTTGGAAAATCT GCGACTGTACATGTGATTGCATCTCATCTCAGAGCCACAGTATGTGAGTGGAACACACCTACTCCAACAATTTGGCAGGAACATTTGCATAACTCCAATTTAG GAGTACGATACATGTCAAAGTTggatgagtttgaaaattttgttgagaGGACAAGGAAGTATGGATTAATTCCCTCATCATTTAGCGGACAATCACAAGCTTCAGTGATACTCGTAATTGATGATCTTCCTGTGGCAAATGGTAGAGTCGCgtttgaaaaactaaacaagtgTTTGCATCTTCTTGTGCAATCTGCTTTAGTTCCGACAGTCATATTGATAACTGACTGTGGTGAGGCCGACTCTTCAGACAATAACCCACAGAGCTGGGAAGAACTTCAGTCATCTCTTCAGAGAGCTGGTGCTTGTAAG GTGGCTTTCAATCCTATTACAGTAAACTCCATCAAGAAGACACTTTCTAGAATATGCAGAGAAGAGCACTTGAATGTGGATGGTGAACAAATAGATCTAATAGCAAAAGCCAGTGGAGGTGATATTAGACATGCAATCACGACTTTACAGTACTTCTGTATGAAACCACACCCAAGGCTCTCTTTATCTTCTTCCAATGGTACTCCCACTTATTCAAAAGAACGATCAGATGATATGAGTTGTCTGGACGATAGATTTTCTTTACCATTTGGCAGAGATGAaactctctctctgtttcatgCCCTGGGAAAATTTCTTCACAACAAAAGAGAGACAGAAAATTCTATTTCATTTG AGCAAGGTGGATTTCTTGTGAAGGAGAGATTTGCCAGACTTCCGGTGAAAATGGATGCTCCAGAAAAGGTTCTTTGCAAAGCACATGGTCAAGCAAGGCCTGTCACTGACTTTCTGCACGAAAATG TTTTAGATTTCCTGAGTGAGGAAGCAATAGATGATGCTTGTGTAGTGACTTCATACCTTAGTGATGCCGACTTCCTTCTTGCTTCACTAAGTGGAATGATAACCAGAAATTACGAGGCAGAGAATGTTATACAATCTGCTGCTGCTTCAGTCGCTGTCCGAGGGGTGCTATTTGGAAATTTTCATCCGTTGTCTTCCAGGTACTTTT GTGGCATACCATTCGACGTCCAAGTCTCTGGCAGGTTGAGCAATCATTACGTTACAATAAG TTGGAGACGGTAA
- the LOC131302565 gene encoding L10-interacting MYB domain-containing protein-like has translation MATRSTRLRKLPPRQQPEQQSPQSRAKWTTPLTQILVDLMVDEVHKGNKKKYSFGKKAWKSITDEFYEKTGLKWDKEQLKNRYAVLKKQYTIAKLLLEQSDFKWDETTGTITAADEAWDRIIKEHPDAETMRNAGCPIYKQLCTIFAERSTNGQFNGSAENELPCPQPLSVFKEEQPTSEDEDEANTEDEQYKLQSTNPSSSVGRKRGRKGIDDVIANAILEMAAASKLKAAAIKQFNDRFSISDCVRLLDQMQGVDDHVYYSALDLFNNPNARETFLSLKVEKRLTWLYGKCSALPNS, from the exons ATGGCTACACGGTCAACCCGGTTGAGGAAACTACCTCCCAGGCAACAGCCAGAACAGCAGTCACCACAGTCAAGGGCAAAGTGGACAACACCCTTGACTCAGATTCTTGTGGACTTGATGGTTGACGAGGTTCACAAGGGAAATAAGAAAAAGTATTCTTTTGGGAAGAAAGCATGGAAGTCTATAACGGATGAATTTTACGAGAAAACAGGTCTTAAATGGGATAAAGAGCAACTGAAGAACCGATATGCTGTCTTAAAGAAACAGTATACTATCGCAAAGTTGCTTCTTGAGCAAAGCGATTTCAAATGGGATGAAACCACTGGCACCATCACGGCTGCAGATGAAGCCTGGGACAGAATTATTAAG GAACATCCTGATGCAGAGACCATGAGAAATGCTGGTTGCCCAATTTACAAACAGCTATGCACAATATTTGCGGAACGAAGTACAAATGGGCAATTTAATGGTTCAGCTGAAAATGAGCTTCCCTGTCCACAACCTTTGAGCGTGTTCAAGGAGGAGCAGCCAACATCAGAGGATGAGGATGAGGCCAACACTGAAGATGAGCAGTATAAATTGCAATCGACCAACCCCTCGTCTAGTGTCGGTCGCAAGAGAGGGCGTAAGGGGATTGATGATGTCATCGCGAACGCTATACTGGAGATGGCAGCAGCTTCAAAGCTGAAGGCAGCAGCAATAAAGCAGTTTAACGACAGATTTTCCATATCAGATTGTGTCCGATTATTGGATCAAATGCAAGGTGTTGATGACCATGTCTATTATTCTGCTCTGGATCTGTTCAACAACCCGAATGCGAGGGAAACATTTTTATCGCTCAAAGTTGAGAAGCGATTGACTTGGTTGTACGGCAAGTGTTCTGCCCTACCTAATTCATAG
- the LOC131302567 gene encoding L-ascorbate peroxidase 3-like: MAAPAVEAEYLKEIDRARRDLRALISSKNCAPIMLRLAWHDAGTYDAKSKTGGPNGSIRNEKELNHSSNNGLKIAIDLCEPLKARHPKITYADLYQLAGVVAVEVTGGPTIDFVPGRKDFMDSPDEGRLPDAKQGPSHLREVFYRMGLSDKDIVALSGGHTLGRAHPERSGFEGPWTKDPLKFDNSYFVELLKEESEGLLKLPTDKALVEDPKFRPYVEIYAKDEEAFFADYAASHKKLSELGYTLPSSCFKVTAKTGAILAQSAVGVAVATAVVLLSYFYEVHRRVK; encoded by the exons ATGGCGGCACCGGCAGTAGAAGCGGAGTACCTGAAGGAGATCGATAGAGCTCGTCGAGACCTTCGAGCTCTCATCTCCAGCAAGAATTGCGCTCCGATCATGCTTCGCTTGGC GTGGCACGATGCAGGAACATATGATGCCAAATCAAAGACTGGAGGACCCAATGGCTCAATCAGGAATGAGAAAGAGCTGAATCATAGTTCAAATAATGGTTTGAAAATAGCAATCGACCTGTGTG AACCATTGAAGGCTAGACATCCAAAGATCACATATGCTGACCTTTACCAG CTTGCTGGTGTAGTTGCAGTAGAGGTCACCGGAGGCCCCACAATTGACTTCGTTCCAGGAAGAAAG GATTTCATGGATTCTCCCGATGAAGGGCGCCTTCCAGATGCCAAACAAG GACCATCGCATCTAAGGGAGGTATTCTACCGGATGGGTCTATCTGACAAAGACATTGTGGCACTATCAGGAGGCCACACATTG GGAAGGGCACACCCAGAGAGATCAGGCTTTGAGGGTCCTTGGACCAAAGATCCACTGAAGTTTGACAACTCATACTTCGT GGAACTTCTGAAGGAGGAGTCGGAGGGACTGTTAAAACTTCCAACAGACAAGGCTCTAGTTGAGGATCCAAAGTTTCGTCCCTATGTCGAGATTTATGCAAAG GACGAAGAGGCATTCTTTGCTGACTATGCAGCATCACACAAGAAGTTATCGGAGCTAGGGTATACTCTGCCGTCATCTTGTTTCAAGGTAACTGCAAAGACAGGTGCAATACTGGCGCAAAGTGCTGTGGGAGTTGCTGTTGCCACTGCTGTAGTGCTGCTGAGTTACTTTTATGAAGTTCATAGAAGAGTCAAGTAA
- the LOC131302568 gene encoding protein POLLENLESS 3-LIKE 2 — translation MMKEMWNGPPGFRPTKSAPSSPAKPLGVTRTRSESFHITHKVPIGDSPYVRAKNVQLVEKDPEKAIPLFWAAINAGDRVDSALKDMAIVMKQQNRAEEAIEAIKSLRSRCSDQAQESLDNILLDLYKRCGRLDDQIALLRHKLFLIQQGMAFNGKRTKTARSQGKKFQVSVEQEATRLLGNLGWALMQQNNYIEAEDAYRRALLISPDNNKMCNLGICLMKQGRISEAKETLRRVKPAVLDGPRGVDSHLKAYERAQQMLLDLESEMMKKGGDDRVEQSKLFDILLGSSSIWQPQPCREHTSSNSSFKPQSEFADENVNSNIMPNPTVGFPVQKSVKSLVFPQGNNNYYNSLNIDAPPFYSSKFVKDPVESQFHETLKRTRSGNAANSMRTKEMGELWKPFVEGPENKTRRKSISPEDKKAGERWAEVLPDSKDFEEAILAAVLGSGNETEKAVEMSSSKTGIVQRKIDKRLRVFQDITLSLSPRA, via the exons ATGATGAAAGAAATGTGGAATGGCCCACCTGGTTTCAGACCCACAAAGTCCGCGCCTTCTTCTCCAGCAAAGCCTCTAGGGGTCACCAGAACTCGCTCCGAGTCCTTCCATATCACCCACAAAGTCCCAATAGGTGACTCACCATATGTCAGAGCCAAAAATGTTCAG TTGGTGGAGAAGGATCCGGAAAAGGCAATACCGCTGTTTTGGGCGGCGATTAATGCCGGGGACAGAGTGGATAGTGCTCTGAAAGATATGGCCATTGTAATGAAGCAACAGAACAGGGCTGAAGAAGCCATTGAGGCCATTAAGTCGTTGAGAAGTCGGTGTTCCGATCAAGCCCAAGAGTCTCTTGATAACATCCTCTTGGATCTTTACAAG AGATGTGGGAGATTAGATGATCAGATAGCACTGTTGAGGCACAAATTGTTCTTGATTCAACAAGGGATGGCTTTCAATGGGAAGCGCACAAAGACAGCCCGATCCCAAGGGAAGAAATTTCAAGTCTCTGTAGAGCAAGAAGCCACTAGATTACTG GGGAACTTGGGGTGGGCATTGATGCAGCAGAACAACTACATCGAAGCGGAAGACGCTTACCGGAGGGCACTGTTGATTTCACCAGACAATAACAAGATGTGCAATCTGGGTATCTGTTTGATGAAGCAAGGGAGGATTTCGGAGGCGAAAGAGACTCTTAGGAGAGTGAAACCGGCTGTTTTGGATGGGCCAAGAGGTGTGGACTCCCACCTCAAGGCCTATGAGAGAGCCCAACAAATGCTTTTGGACTTGGAGTCTGAAATGATGAAGAAAGGCGGTGATGATCGCGTTGAACAGAGTAAATTGTTTGATATCTTGCTCGGTTCTTCCTCCATTTGGCAGCCTCAACCTTGTAGAGAACACACATCTTCTAACTCATCATTCAAGCCCCAAAGTGAATTTGCTGATGAGAATGTCAATTCAAACATAATGCCGAATCCGACGGTGGGTTTTCCGGTTCAAAAGAGTGTCAAATCACTGGTTTTTCCTCAAGGAAACAACAACTACTACAACTCACTGAATATCGACGCCCCTCCATTTTATTCATCGAAATTTGTCAAGGATCCAGTGGAGAGCCAGTTTCATGAGACACTGAAGAGAACTAGGTCTGGAAATGCCGCTAACTCGATGAGAACAAAGGAAATGGGGGAGTTATGGAAGCCTTTTGTGGAGGGGCCTGAGAACAAGACAAGGAGAAAGTCGATTTCACCGGAGGATAAGAAGGCGGGAGAGAGGTGGGCGGAGGTGCTGCCGGACAGTAAGGATTTTGAAGAGGCTATCTTGGCAGCGGTTTTGGGTTCAGGTAACGAAACGGAGAAGGCGGTGGAAATGAGCAGTAGTAAGACTGGAATTGTTCAGCGAAAGATCGATAAGAGGCTGAGGGTTTTCCAGGATATAACACTGTCTTTGAGTCCGAGGGCCTGA
- the LOC131302569 gene encoding uncharacterized protein LOC131302569 produces MKDDYEVEEKKQAAADVLFQYSKFVMACIGNQARPCDLRLHLMKEISGLPTSLKRESSQMAASPDAMGESSSSGTARLDKIDSFRAL; encoded by the exons ATGAAGGACGATTACGAG GTTGAAGAAAAGAAGCAAGCTGCTGCTGATGTTTTGTTTCAGTACTCAAAATTTGTAATGGCATGTATAGGAAATCAAGCTCGGCCATGTGACTTGAGGTTGCACTTAATGAAG GAGATTTCAGGATTGCCAACTTCTCTAAAGAGGGAGTCATCCCAAATGGCAGCTTCTCCTGATGCGATGGGTGAGTCATCAAGCTCGGGTACAGCCAGACTTGATAAAATTGACAGTTTTCGAGCACTGTAG